A single window of Rhizobium sp. SL42 DNA harbors:
- a CDS encoding acyltransferase family protein, translating to MNYRSIHYLRAVAALMVVFCHIEIPLARLGYQGSLPGFLEGGVDIFFVISGFVIFLSIQSKSVSLFEFYKRRILRIVPLYWMVTTFLVLVAVFAPQFLKSVRFDTLHIAASYAFLPYPSPADGLLYPILVPGWTLNYEMLFYAAFGLSLLSPRRWRIMAISGMLMALPLLGLVFRPASPGLIFATSTILLEFLFGVMIAWLLSNRTGSRTGGAWLLLLGVPLFVAAPVIAQYIPLQRFVLLGIPAGMIVAGALLVEKAVALPAWRLPRLLGDSSYSLYLTHGIVLSAMGQLWLRLPFGNGGFSLVAFGVLALLASVLGGVVVYRLIDEPLQKYFRSGANAKEGRLAAQPVAAR from the coding sequence ATGAACTACAGGTCCATACACTATCTGCGTGCCGTTGCGGCACTGATGGTGGTTTTCTGCCACATAGAAATTCCGCTGGCGCGCCTCGGCTATCAGGGGAGCTTGCCCGGTTTTCTCGAAGGTGGCGTCGATATCTTCTTTGTCATCAGCGGTTTCGTCATCTTCCTCTCGATCCAGTCGAAATCGGTCAGTCTCTTCGAATTCTACAAGCGCCGCATCCTGAGAATTGTCCCGCTTTACTGGATGGTCACCACCTTCCTGGTGCTCGTGGCCGTTTTCGCGCCGCAGTTCCTCAAGAGCGTGCGGTTCGATACCCTGCATATCGCGGCGTCCTATGCCTTCCTGCCTTATCCGTCGCCGGCCGACGGATTGCTCTATCCCATTCTGGTGCCCGGCTGGACGCTGAACTACGAGATGCTGTTTTATGCGGCCTTCGGTCTCAGCCTGTTGTCTCCGCGGCGTTGGCGCATCATGGCGATCAGCGGCATGCTGATGGCCTTGCCACTGCTCGGATTGGTCTTTCGACCGGCGTCGCCGGGCCTGATCTTCGCGACGTCGACAATTCTTCTCGAATTCCTGTTTGGCGTCATGATTGCCTGGTTGCTGAGCAACCGGACGGGCTCGCGGACAGGAGGTGCCTGGCTTCTTCTTCTGGGTGTGCCGCTGTTTGTCGCCGCCCCGGTGATCGCGCAGTACATTCCGCTGCAACGTTTCGTGCTGCTCGGCATTCCGGCCGGCATGATCGTTGCCGGTGCCCTGCTTGTGGAAAAGGCCGTCGCGCTGCCGGCATGGCGACTGCCGAGACTGCTGGGCGATTCGTCCTATTCGCTCTATCTCACCCATGGCATCGTGCTTTCGGCCATGGGACAGCTTTGGCTGCGGCTGCCATTTGGCAATGGCGGGTTTTCCCTTGTTGCCTTCGGTGTCCTCGCTCTGCTGGCAAGTGTGCTGGGCGGGGTCGTGGTCTACCGCCTCATCGATGAGCCGCTGCAGAAGTATTTTCGCTCGGGCGCCAACGCCAAAGAGGGCCGCCTTGCCGCGCAGCCCGTCGCGGCCAGGTAG
- a CDS encoding LacI family DNA-binding transcriptional regulator yields the protein MGFGTRRRRQRRDKVTLSDVAQAAGVSAITVSRALRDPDKVSPTLRDLILKTVEEMGYVPDLAARALASKNSGIIGVMSPSLTNYSFIAVMRGIEDRVRATDLRIQYANPDYDKQDEVHQLRLFLTQNPAGIIYAGLSENDELNSMLRAAPCPVVEIMDVSGDPLEMAIGIDHRAAAEVATRHLVHNGYRRIALLGGRWDVRSRRRLDGYRAVLEEAGIYDAGLILSVDGHTSVALGAHLLERLMNEHADVDAALCHNDDVALGVLFECQRRGIAVPDAFGLCGFNDLDYAGVACPSITSVRIPRYEIGYRAVDMLLRATGEGAPPPSLVDLGFNLIERQSTSRRLLAV from the coding sequence ATGGGATTTGGGACGAGAAGACGGCGCCAGCGCCGCGACAAGGTAACCCTGTCCGATGTGGCGCAGGCCGCAGGGGTCAGCGCCATCACCGTATCGCGGGCCCTGCGTGATCCCGACAAGGTGTCGCCGACCCTGCGCGACCTGATCCTGAAGACCGTAGAGGAGATGGGTTATGTGCCCGATCTCGCGGCCCGGGCGCTCGCCAGCAAGAACAGCGGCATCATCGGGGTGATGTCGCCCTCGCTGACCAACTATTCCTTCATCGCCGTCATGCGCGGCATCGAGGACAGGGTCCGCGCCACCGATCTGCGCATCCAGTACGCCAATCCCGACTACGACAAGCAGGATGAAGTCCACCAGCTGCGGCTGTTCCTGACCCAGAACCCGGCCGGTATCATATATGCCGGCCTGTCGGAAAACGACGAGCTGAACAGCATGCTGCGCGCAGCACCTTGCCCCGTCGTCGAGATCATGGATGTCAGCGGCGATCCGCTCGAAATGGCGATCGGCATCGACCACCGCGCCGCAGCCGAGGTCGCCACCCGCCATCTGGTGCACAACGGTTATCGTCGCATCGCCCTGCTCGGCGGCCGATGGGATGTCCGGTCGCGGCGACGCCTTGACGGCTACCGCGCCGTTCTGGAAGAGGCCGGGATCTACGATGCCGGGCTGATCCTGTCTGTCGACGGTCACACCAGCGTCGCCCTCGGGGCGCATCTGCTGGAGCGTCTGATGAACGAGCATGCCGATGTCGATGCCGCGCTGTGCCACAATGACGACGTGGCGCTCGGCGTCCTGTTCGAATGCCAGCGGCGCGGCATCGCCGTACCCGATGCGTTTGGCCTTTGTGGCTTCAACGATCTGGATTATGCCGGCGTAGCCTGTCCGTCGATCACCTCGGTGCGCATCCCGCGCTACGAGATCGGCTACCGCGCCGTCGACATGCTGCTGCGCGCCACGGGCGAGGGTGCCCCGCCGCCGAGCCTGGTCGATCTCGGCTTCAACCTGATCGAGCGCCAGTCGACGTCGCGACGATTGCTTGCGGTTTGA
- a CDS encoding phosphoadenylyl-sulfate reductase has translation MNLPSNAELASILNITLENADLTERLRIVAAHEGRAVFTTSLGIEDQVITAAIGLARLPIDVSTLETGRLFKETVDLIAETEERFGIAIQRFTPRQDDVDAYTAKFGLNGFYESVEARHACCHVRKLVPLAEALVDARFWVTGLRRGQSGNRATTPFAEYDAERDLIKINPLADWSIEAINAYVDAESVPTNPLHARGYPSIGCEPCTRAIKPGEPERAGRWWWENDEKRECGLHVPEATASAIPTPA, from the coding sequence ATGAACCTTCCAAGCAATGCCGAGCTCGCCAGCATTCTCAACATCACGCTGGAAAATGCCGACCTGACCGAACGTCTTCGCATTGTCGCCGCCCATGAAGGCCGCGCCGTGTTCACCACCAGCCTCGGCATCGAGGATCAGGTGATCACGGCTGCTATCGGTTTGGCACGCCTGCCGATCGATGTGTCGACACTTGAGACAGGGCGGTTGTTCAAGGAAACGGTGGACCTGATCGCCGAGACCGAGGAACGCTTCGGCATCGCCATCCAGCGCTTCACCCCGAGGCAGGACGATGTCGACGCCTATACGGCGAAATTCGGCCTGAACGGCTTTTACGAGAGCGTCGAAGCGCGCCATGCCTGCTGTCATGTGCGCAAGCTGGTTCCCCTGGCCGAGGCGCTTGTCGACGCCCGCTTCTGGGTGACGGGCTTGCGCCGCGGACAGTCCGGCAACCGCGCCACCACGCCATTTGCCGAATATGATGCCGAGCGCGACCTGATCAAGATCAATCCGCTGGCCGACTGGTCGATCGAGGCCATCAACGCTTACGTCGATGCGGAAAGCGTTCCGACCAACCCGCTACATGCCCGCGGCTATCCGTCGATCGGCTGCGAGCCATGTACCCGCGCCATCAAGCCGGGTGAACCGGAACGGGCCGGCCGCTGGTGGTGGGAAAACGACGAAAAGCGCGAATGCGGCCTGCATGTGCCCGAGGCGACAGCTTCGGCGATACCGACGCCAGCTTAG
- the cysD gene encoding sulfate adenylyltransferase subunit CysD, with the protein MHVHTSEFDPHSKDAASKPPLDPHLKALENEAIHIFREVAAEFERPVMLYSIGKDSSVLLHLARKAFFPGRVPFPLLHVDTGWKFPEMIAFRDEMAEKFDLDLLVHINPRGAAENISPFTHGSSYHTDVMKTESLRQALDAGKYDAAFGGARRDEEASRAKERIYSFRTPDHKWDPRNQRPELWNIYNGMVRRGESVRAFPLSNWTEVDIWRYIQAENIPLPPLYYAKNRKFVERDGMLLWAEDPRFEPLPGEKVQEGMIRFRTLGCWPLTGAIKSDATTLDDVIAELEIATVSERQGRAIDRDQAGSMEKKKREGYF; encoded by the coding sequence ATGCACGTACACACATCCGAATTCGATCCGCATTCCAAGGATGCCGCGAGCAAGCCGCCGCTTGATCCGCATCTGAAGGCGCTGGAAAACGAAGCGATCCACATCTTCCGCGAAGTGGCGGCCGAATTCGAGCGTCCGGTGATGCTCTATTCGATCGGCAAGGATTCGTCCGTGCTGCTGCATCTGGCGCGCAAGGCCTTCTTCCCCGGCCGCGTGCCCTTCCCGCTCCTGCATGTCGACACCGGCTGGAAATTTCCGGAGATGATCGCGTTTCGCGACGAGATGGCCGAAAAGTTCGACCTCGACCTTCTCGTCCATATCAACCCGCGCGGTGCGGCCGAGAACATCTCGCCGTTTACCCACGGCTCGTCCTACCACACCGACGTGATGAAGACGGAATCGCTGCGCCAGGCGCTCGATGCCGGCAAGTATGACGCGGCCTTCGGTGGCGCACGGCGCGACGAGGAAGCCAGCCGTGCCAAGGAACGCATCTATTCGTTCCGCACGCCCGACCACAAATGGGATCCGCGCAACCAGCGGCCGGAACTTTGGAACATCTACAACGGCATGGTCCGGCGCGGCGAAAGCGTGCGCGCCTTCCCGCTTTCGAACTGGACCGAAGTCGACATCTGGCGCTACATCCAGGCGGAAAACATCCCGCTGCCACCACTCTACTATGCCAAGAACCGCAAGTTCGTCGAACGCGACGGCATGCTGCTCTGGGCCGAGGATCCGCGCTTCGAACCGCTGCCCGGCGAGAAAGTGCAGGAAGGCATGATCCGCTTCCGCACGCTCGGCTGCTGGCCGCTGACCGGCGCGATCAAGTCCGACGCCACCACGCTCGACGACGTGATCGCCGAGCTCGAGATTGCCACAGTGTCCGAGCGCCAGGGCCGGGCCATCGACCGCGACCAGGCCGGGTCGATGGAAAAGAAGAAACGCGAAGGATATTTCTGA
- the cysN gene encoding sulfate adenylyltransferase subunit CysN, which translates to MTAQANTALASAAPQAEPAVITRDSRPLRLITCGSVDDGKSTLIGRLLWDTKAVKEDQAAALNRDSGKQNDLGLPDFALLLDGLQAEREQGITIDVAYRYFATDRRSFIVADTPGHEQYTRNMATGASTADLAVLLVDARTGLLEQTRRHANIASLMGIKQFVLAVNKFDLVGYDKAVFEQINHDFKALALSLGVRQVTAIPMSALKGENVVYAADAVMPWYEGPTLVETLELATLRSGQSTGFRLPVQRVSRPGESFRGYQGTVAGGAVKPGDSVAILPSGQLANVKQIVTFDLVRNAAVAGDAITLVLDRQVDVARGDMIVSLDAQPQTGLAFDAQMVALQPDGIVPGKRYWLKAGSRRQRVQVEPVSQLDLKSGKWISTEMLQMNAIGKVHLSFDETAIFDPYEQNRGTGAFILIDPDTNNTVAGGMITAKRTELGGLHAHEGRVILSLPADLAEQLLATELLSNRRDEVETRRLTTAEARDLFDDIDG; encoded by the coding sequence ATGACCGCTCAAGCCAACACCGCCCTCGCCTCCGCCGCACCGCAGGCAGAACCGGCCGTCATCACCCGCGATTCGCGCCCGCTGCGCCTGATCACCTGCGGCTCCGTCGATGACGGCAAGTCGACGCTGATCGGCCGCCTGCTGTGGGACACCAAGGCGGTCAAGGAAGACCAGGCCGCAGCCCTCAACCGCGACAGCGGCAAGCAGAACGATCTCGGCCTGCCCGACTTCGCGCTGCTGCTCGACGGCCTGCAGGCGGAACGCGAACAGGGCATCACCATCGATGTCGCCTATCGCTATTTCGCCACCGATCGCCGCTCGTTCATCGTCGCCGACACGCCCGGCCACGAGCAGTATACCCGCAACATGGCAACCGGCGCCTCGACCGCCGACCTCGCCGTGCTGCTCGTCGATGCGCGCACCGGCCTGCTTGAGCAGACCCGCCGCCACGCGAACATCGCCTCGCTGATGGGCATCAAGCAGTTCGTGCTTGCGGTCAACAAGTTCGATCTGGTCGGCTACGACAAGGCGGTGTTCGAGCAAATCAACCATGATTTCAAGGCTCTGGCGCTGTCACTCGGCGTACGTCAGGTGACCGCGATCCCGATGTCGGCACTGAAGGGCGAGAATGTCGTCTATGCGGCCGACGCCGTGATGCCCTGGTATGAAGGCCCGACGCTGGTCGAAACGCTGGAGTTGGCCACGCTGCGCTCCGGCCAGTCGACCGGTTTCCGCCTGCCGGTACAGCGCGTCTCGCGTCCGGGTGAAAGCTTCCGCGGCTACCAGGGCACGGTTGCCGGCGGCGCTGTGAAGCCCGGCGACAGCGTCGCCATTCTGCCATCGGGCCAGCTGGCCAATGTCAAGCAGATCGTCACCTTCGACCTGGTCCGCAACGCGGCCGTTGCCGGTGACGCGATCACGCTGGTGCTTGACCGCCAGGTGGACGTGGCGCGCGGCGACATGATCGTCTCGCTCGACGCCCAGCCGCAGACCGGCCTTGCCTTCGACGCGCAGATGGTGGCACTGCAGCCGGACGGTATCGTGCCCGGCAAGCGCTACTGGCTGAAGGCCGGCTCGCGCCGGCAGCGCGTGCAGGTCGAACCGGTTTCGCAGCTCGACCTGAAGAGCGGCAAGTGGATCTCGACGGAAATGTTGCAGATGAACGCCATCGGCAAGGTTCACCTGTCCTTCGACGAAACGGCGATCTTCGACCCGTATGAACAGAACCGCGGAACCGGCGCCTTCATCCTGATCGATCCGGACACCAACAACACGGTGGCCGGTGGCATGATTACCGCCAAGCGCACCGAGCTGGGCGGGCTGCACGCCCATGAAGGCCGCGTGATCCTGTCGCTGCCGGCGGACCTCGCCGAACAGCTGCTTGCGACCGAGCTTCTGTCCAATCGCCGCGACGAGGTGGAAACCCGCCGCTTGACGACCGCCGAAGCGCGCGACCTTTTCGACGACATCGACGGATAA
- the putA gene encoding trifunctional transcriptional regulator/proline dehydrogenase/L-glutamate gamma-semialdehyde dehydrogenase has translation MSSLPAKHPEIETARPFASFAPPIRPQSPLRQAITAAYRTPEPECLPRLVDAARLSDATKSDIAQTARKLIQALRAKHKGTGVEGLVHEYSLSSQEGVALMCLAEALLRIPDTDTRDALIRDKISEGDWKSHLGGTKSMFVNAATWGLVVTGKLTSTVNDRNLAAALTRLIARAGEPVIRRGVDMAMRMMGEQFVTGETIDEAIKRSKALEARGFRYSYDMLGEAATTAADAERYFGDYENAIHAIGKASAGRGVYEGPGISIKLSALHPRYSRSQTQRVMGELLPLVKRLALLSKSYDIGLNIDAEEADRLELSLDLLEELSLDTELADWNGLGFVVQAYGKRCPFVLDYIIDLAKRSNRRIMVRLVKGAYWDAEIKRAQLDGLEGFPVYTRKIHTDVAYIACARKLLAEPDAVFPQFATHNAQSLATIYHLAGPDFKVGTYEFQCLHGMGEPLYDEVVGKAKLDRPCRIYAPVGTHETLLAYLVRRLLENGANSSFVNRISDENVSVEELIADPVDIVQAMPVVGMPHDQIALPSSLYGRERLNSKGLDLSNEATLSSLASKLEGTVAEGWHATPLLADGSLEGDTRPILNPADHDDVVGMVTELKVEDAGRIARMVAEGVAEWAATAPTDRARCLERAADLMQERLEVLMAIAMREAGKSAANAVGEVREAIDFLRYYAVEARKTLGPSHAPLGAVLCISPWNFPLAIFTGQVAAALVAGNSVMAKPAGVTPIIAFESVKILHEAGVPRAALQFVPGSGRLGAALVAAPETAGVMFTGSTEVARQIQAQLSERLSATGKPVPLIAETGGQNGMIVDSSALAEQVVFDVIASAFDSAGQRCSALRVLCLQEDIADRTLNMLKGALKELSIGRTDRLNIDIGPVINEPAKSEIEKHIERMRSLGCKVEQLPLPEAAKAGTFVPPTIIELQKMSDLTREVFGPVLHVIRYRRDDLDRLIDEVNESGYGLTFGLHTRLDETIEHVTSRIKAGNLYVNRNIIGAVVGVQPFGGRGLSGTGPKAGGPLYIGRLVQRAPVPPRHSSVHTDPALRDFASWLGRRGHNADAEAARELAEVSALGLKQELAGPVGELNLYALHPRGRILLVPTTLKGLFRQLAAALATGNDVVIDPGANLDTALSALPSSVAARLSWRSDWDAAGPFAGALVEGDAVRVKDINGRIAQLKGPLVLVQAATTEELSRDPGAYCLNWLLEEVSTSINTAAAGGNASLMTIG, from the coding sequence ATGTCGTCCTTGCCCGCAAAACATCCTGAAATCGAGACCGCCCGACCGTTCGCCTCGTTCGCTCCACCGATCCGCCCCCAGTCGCCGCTGCGGCAGGCGATCACCGCGGCCTACCGCACGCCGGAACCGGAATGCCTGCCGAGACTGGTCGATGCGGCGCGGCTTTCCGACGCGACGAAATCCGACATCGCCCAAACCGCGCGCAAGCTGATCCAGGCGCTGCGTGCCAAGCACAAGGGAACAGGCGTCGAAGGGCTCGTGCACGAATATTCCCTGTCGAGCCAGGAAGGCGTGGCGCTGATGTGCCTTGCCGAAGCCTTGCTGCGCATTCCCGACACGGACACGCGCGACGCCCTGATCCGGGACAAGATTTCCGAAGGCGACTGGAAGTCGCATCTCGGCGGCACGAAATCGATGTTCGTCAATGCGGCCACCTGGGGCCTGGTCGTCACCGGAAAGCTGACGTCGACCGTCAACGATCGCAATCTGGCCGCCGCGTTGACCCGCCTGATCGCTAGAGCAGGCGAACCCGTTATCCGCCGCGGCGTCGACATGGCGATGCGCATGATGGGCGAGCAGTTCGTGACGGGCGAGACCATCGACGAAGCGATCAAGCGATCGAAGGCACTCGAGGCCCGCGGCTTCCGTTATTCCTACGACATGCTCGGCGAAGCGGCGACCACAGCGGCCGACGCCGAACGATATTTCGGCGACTATGAAAACGCCATCCATGCGATCGGCAAAGCGTCCGCAGGGCGCGGCGTCTACGAAGGTCCGGGCATCTCCATCAAGCTGTCCGCCCTTCATCCGCGCTACAGCCGCAGCCAGACGCAACGCGTCATGGGCGAATTGCTGCCGCTGGTGAAACGTTTGGCGCTGCTGTCTAAGTCCTACGATATCGGACTGAACATCGACGCCGAGGAAGCCGACAGGCTCGAGCTTTCGCTGGACCTGCTTGAAGAACTGAGCCTGGACACGGAGCTTGCAGACTGGAACGGCCTCGGATTCGTGGTGCAGGCCTATGGCAAGCGCTGCCCGTTCGTGCTCGACTACATCATCGACCTGGCGAAACGCTCGAACCGGCGGATCATGGTTCGGCTGGTCAAGGGCGCCTACTGGGACGCCGAGATCAAGCGCGCGCAACTCGACGGGCTGGAGGGTTTCCCGGTCTATACCCGCAAGATTCACACAGATGTCGCTTACATCGCCTGCGCGCGCAAGCTGCTGGCCGAGCCGGACGCCGTCTTCCCACAGTTCGCCACCCACAACGCCCAGTCTCTGGCGACGATCTATCACCTGGCGGGGCCGGATTTCAAAGTCGGCACCTATGAGTTCCAGTGCCTTCACGGAATGGGAGAACCCCTTTACGACGAGGTGGTCGGCAAGGCCAAGCTCGACCGCCCCTGCCGCATCTATGCACCTGTCGGCACACATGAGACGTTGCTCGCCTACCTCGTGCGCAGGCTTTTGGAGAACGGCGCGAACTCTTCGTTCGTCAACCGCATTTCGGATGAAAACGTCTCTGTCGAGGAGCTGATCGCCGATCCGGTGGATATCGTCCAGGCCATGCCCGTGGTCGGCATGCCGCACGACCAGATCGCCCTGCCGTCGTCTCTCTATGGCCGCGAGCGCCTGAATTCCAAGGGTCTCGACCTCTCCAACGAGGCGACGCTGTCGTCCCTTGCAAGCAAGCTCGAGGGAACGGTGGCTGAGGGCTGGCACGCGACCCCGCTGCTGGCCGACGGGTCGCTGGAAGGCGACACGCGGCCCATCCTCAATCCGGCGGATCATGACGATGTCGTCGGCATGGTGACCGAGCTCAAGGTTGAGGACGCGGGCCGGATCGCCAGAATGGTGGCCGAGGGTGTTGCCGAGTGGGCTGCGACCGCGCCCACGGACCGCGCCCGGTGCCTCGAACGCGCCGCGGACCTCATGCAGGAACGGCTGGAAGTCCTGATGGCCATCGCCATGCGTGAAGCTGGAAAATCCGCCGCCAACGCCGTGGGCGAAGTCCGTGAAGCGATCGACTTCCTGCGCTACTACGCCGTCGAGGCGCGCAAGACACTCGGCCCGTCCCACGCGCCGCTGGGCGCCGTGCTTTGCATCAGCCCGTGGAATTTCCCGCTGGCGATCTTCACCGGCCAGGTCGCGGCAGCGCTGGTGGCCGGCAATTCGGTCATGGCGAAACCGGCAGGCGTTACGCCGATCATCGCCTTCGAGAGCGTGAAGATCCTGCACGAAGCGGGGGTTCCTCGCGCAGCGTTGCAGTTCGTGCCCGGCAGCGGCCGGCTTGGCGCGGCCCTGGTCGCGGCGCCCGAAACCGCAGGCGTCATGTTCACCGGCTCGACCGAAGTGGCGCGGCAGATCCAGGCGCAGCTATCCGAACGGCTGTCGGCGACCGGAAAGCCGGTGCCGCTGATCGCGGAAACCGGTGGCCAGAACGGAATGATCGTCGATTCGTCAGCGCTCGCCGAGCAGGTCGTGTTCGACGTGATCGCGTCCGCCTTCGACAGTGCCGGCCAGCGCTGCTCGGCGCTTCGCGTTCTCTGCCTGCAAGAGGATATCGCCGACCGCACGCTGAACATGCTCAAGGGCGCGCTCAAGGAACTCAGCATCGGCCGCACGGACAGGCTCAACATCGATATCGGCCCGGTCATCAACGAGCCGGCCAAATCCGAGATCGAGAAACACATCGAGCGGATGCGATCGCTGGGCTGCAAGGTGGAACAGCTGCCGCTCCCCGAGGCCGCGAAAGCCGGCACCTTCGTTCCGCCGACAATCATCGAGCTTCAAAAAATGTCGGACCTGACACGTGAGGTGTTTGGCCCGGTGCTGCACGTGATCCGGTATCGGCGCGACGATCTCGACCGCCTGATCGACGAGGTGAACGAATCCGGCTACGGCCTGACCTTCGGCCTGCATACGCGGCTGGACGAGACCATCGAGCACGTCACCAGCAGGATCAAGGCGGGCAATCTCTACGTCAACCGCAACATCATCGGCGCGGTCGTCGGCGTTCAGCCGTTTGGCGGTCGCGGCCTTTCCGGGACAGGACCGAAGGCGGGCGGACCGCTGTATATCGGGCGCCTCGTGCAGCGGGCTCCCGTGCCGCCGCGGCACAGCTCGGTTCATACCGATCCGGCCCTTCGCGACTTCGCCTCGTGGCTCGGCCGCCGCGGGCACAATGCCGATGCGGAGGCCGCCCGAGAATTGGCCGAGGTTTCGGCGCTCGGCCTGAAGCAGGAACTGGCCGGCCCTGTCGGGGAACTCAATCTCTACGCACTGCATCCGCGCGGGCGCATTCTTCTCGTGCCGACCACGCTGAAAGGGCTGTTCCGGCAGCTCGCAGCGGCGTTGGCAACCGGCAATGACGTGGTCATCGACCCGGGGGCAAATCTCGACACGGCGCTCAGCGCCCTGCCCTCATCGGTGGCTGCGCGTCTTTCATGGCGGTCCGACTGGGATGCGGCAGGACCGTTTGCCGGTGCGCTGGTCGAAGGTGACGCCGTCCGGGTGAAGGACATCAATGGCCGGATCGCGCAGCTGAAGGGCCCGCTGGTCCTCGTCCAGGCCGCAACGACCGAGGAACTTTCTCGCGACCCGGGCGCCTATTGCCTCAATTGGCTGCTGGAAGAGGTCTCCACCTCGATCAACACTGCCGCCGCCGGCGGCAATGCAAGCCTGATGACAATCGGCTGA
- a CDS encoding RrF2 family transcriptional regulator translates to MISQRAKYALRALNVLARAMPGEPVQIPDIAEQQRIPKKFLEQILLELKRGGIVESKRGKQGGYLLLRAASDITYGEILRLIDGPVAPLPCLSLSAYRRCEDCAGEQDCEVRHVFSRVADETRAILFSTSLADAVSTRHTELV, encoded by the coding sequence ATGATTTCCCAACGAGCCAAATATGCGCTGCGGGCGCTGAATGTCTTGGCACGCGCCATGCCAGGCGAACCGGTGCAGATTCCAGACATTGCCGAACAGCAGCGTATCCCGAAGAAATTCCTCGAGCAGATCCTCCTGGAGCTCAAGCGCGGCGGCATCGTCGAAAGCAAGCGCGGCAAGCAGGGCGGTTATCTTCTGCTGCGCGCCGCCTCCGACATTACCTATGGCGAGATCCTGCGCCTGATTGACGGTCCAGTGGCGCCCTTGCCCTGTCTGTCGCTCTCGGCCTATCGCCGCTGTGAGGACTGTGCCGGCGAGCAGGATTGCGAAGTCCGCCACGTCTTTTCCCGTGTTGCCGACGAGACGCGTGCCATCCTCTTTTCCACCAGCCTCGCTGATGCGGTGTCCACGCGCCACACGGAACTGGTCTGA
- a CDS encoding Lrp/AsnC family transcriptional regulator: protein MAADAGMVSEIDHFDRNILEVLSKDGRISVTELAERVGLSRTPCQIRMNRLIADGYIEGFTAIINLSMLQLEHIAFAEVKLSNTQEDALLKFNAAVRKIKEVEECHMIAGRFDYLLKIRTRDIRRYREVLGERISNLPYVASTSTNVAMETIKESASTGIVATLAPG from the coding sequence ATGGCTGCTGATGCTGGTATGGTTAGCGAAATTGATCATTTTGATCGCAATATCCTCGAGGTGCTGTCGAAGGATGGCAGGATCTCCGTCACGGAACTGGCGGAAAGAGTAGGGCTGTCGCGCACGCCGTGCCAGATCCGCATGAACCGTCTGATCGCCGACGGGTATATCGAAGGCTTCACCGCCATCATCAACCTGTCGATGCTGCAGCTTGAGCATATCGCATTCGCCGAAGTGAAATTGTCGAACACGCAGGAAGATGCGCTCCTCAAGTTCAACGCTGCCGTGAGGAAAATCAAGGAAGTCGAAGAGTGCCACATGATCGCTGGCAGGTTCGACTATCTGCTGAAGATCAGAACCCGCGATATCCGCCGCTACCGCGAGGTGCTGGGAGAGCGCATCTCCAATCTTCCTTACGTCGCCAGTACGTCGACGAACGTGGCGATGGAAACGATCAAGGAAAGCGCAAGCACGGGCATCGTCGCCACTCTGGCTCCGGGCTAG